A window of Parambassis ranga chromosome 10, fParRan2.1, whole genome shotgun sequence contains these coding sequences:
- the LOC114442347 gene encoding uncharacterized protein LOC114442347, with protein sequence MLIILCLVLMLRAVCTYGLHFEAKTVDVGQNVTLACSRPPSKQGTSLYWIRLISGSWPEVLGETYDFDYDGVNETPHITTKQEPGTFILKIKKAELSDTGVYYCMKVNSVQLNMEFVTGSFLRVKEPEPDITEVIQVPLSDPVRPGDSVTLQCSVLFDSQNKTCPADHRVFWFRAGSGESRPSLLYSDRNSADKCESSPAARSTHRCFYSFSKNISSLDAGTYYCAVAACGEITFGTGTRLDIEEFSMWDLQKANTALFVSCAALALTFVTFLIYIIRRKSCDCCKDAATACADQQSQQRNGESLVYSVATFTKKKGKKKENKRPAGEETVYSRARQQ encoded by the exons ATGCTGATCATATTGTGTTTAGTGCTGATGCTCAGAGCTGTATGTACAT ATGGTCTTCATTTTGAGGCAAAGACAGTTGACGTTGGACAAAATGTGACTCTAGCATGTTCCCGTCCTCCATCTAAGCAAGGAACATCTTTGTACTGGATCAGACTCATTTCTGGAAGCTGGCCCGAAGTCTTAGGAGAAACATATGACTTTGATTATGATGGTGTAAATGAGACTCCTCacataacaacaaaacaagaacctggaacttttattctgaaaattaaaaaagctGAGCTGAGTGACACCGGTGTGTACTACTGTATGAAAGTGAATAGTGTACAGCTTAACATGGAATTTGTAACTGGATCATTTCTGAGAGTTAAAG AACCTGAACCTGACATCACTGAAGTCATTCAGGTTCCTCTGTCTGATCCGGTCCGTCCAGGAGACTCTGTGACTCTGCAGTGTTCAGTCCTCTTTGACTCTCAGAATAAAACATGTCCTGCAGATCACAGAGTGTTCTGGTTTAGAGCTGGATCAGGTGAATCTCGTCCCAGTTTACTTTATTCTGATAGAAACAGTGCTGATAAATGTGAGAGTAGTCCTGCAGCACGctccacacacagatgtttctaCAGCTTCTCCAAGAACATCAGCTCCTTAGATGCTGGGACTTACTACTGTGCTGTGGCAGCATGTGGAGAGATCACCTTTGGAACTGGGACAAGACTGGACATTGAAG AATTCAGCATGTGGGATCTGCAGAAGGCCAACACagctctctttgtgtcttgtgCTGCTTTGGCTCTGACTTTTGTAACTTTCCTCATTTACATCATCAGGAGGAAAAGTTGTGACTGCTGCAAAG ATGCTGCAACAGCCTGTGCTGATCAGCAGAGTCAGCAG AGAAATGGAGAGTCGTTGGTTTATTCTGTGGCGACCTTCACCaagaagaaagggaaaaaaaaggagaacaaACGACCAGCAGGGGAGGAGACCGTCTACAGCAGAGCCAGGCAGCAATAG